The window ttgattattgaatctgcttttgagaccttcccataaaacatggggatcttctacagtcacataattattttgtaagcattcatcaatatgttgatgaataaagcaacatgccgtagcttgttctttttcagaacaagtgttgttttcatttatggtttcaagaatgcccattgatttaagatgcatttttacttttataacccatggcatgtagttgtttccagttgattctaaaggagtaaatttaagcttttccagattcgacattttctattatcaaaaattaaaacaaacatcatgataaattagagtcaatttatattcataagtatataaacattaaacataaatttaatataacataaatgataagtaggtgacagtgtcgaccatgtgtaagcaatcataaataaatgttatataacaaaaatataaatattagtaaacataaatgaaaatttggcgacagtgtcgaccatatattttttcaggtggtataaccgacctatatcattctggtggtataaccgaccatatatcattttggtggtataaccgaccatatatcattttggtggtataaccgaccatatatcattttgatggcagagccaaccatatttagtattaagattatcgtgctgataacgtgttataattcagtaggcttataactacctttagtggtttgattcttgatgttataattcagtaggcttataactacctttagtgatttgattcttgattaagaatactaataatgaagtgtaagaacaaagatgataatggagaaagaaagaaacactttgtaagtgtgtgaaatggtgcaagtttaatgcttgcattcatgagtatttatagcctaaaatctcaatataaaaatacatactttgtgtaccaaaattgactatatgtatacaccaaaattgactatccatatctatattattattattattataacaaattactCATTTTAAAATTTCGACCGATTTATACTGAATAAAATTTTTTGAAACTTTGCTTCGGAGTACCTATgagattaattaaaattaaaatgacaataagctAACAAACGATATATTCACCTTTACGATTTAACTCCCTGTTAATCAAAGTATGATGATGGCCGTTTGTTCATCTTTGCTCCCATCACGCCCGCTAGTCAAAACCCTAAGCCCTTTCTGCAACAAAAACAAGCTCACACCTTTAATCCACAATCATCGAATCAAAACTAACCATTTTCATGGGTTTTCGATCAAGGCCCAAACCCTTGATTTCTCGGGTACATTTTTCGAAGGTGGATTAGGAAGTGAAGATGAACCTAACGACGACAACACATCATCATCCATGGCTGCCACTGAAGAAAAACAAGAACCCGAATGCCCACCCGGTTTAAGACAGTATGAAACCATGGTTGTTTTAAGACCCGATATGTCAGAAGATGAACGCCTCAATCTAACCCAGAAATACGAAGAGGTATACATGAATTCAATGGACATCGAATCCAATTAGTGACAATTATTtggattttatttattgcaattcatGAATTTTGCAAGCTGAATTAAAACTGTGAACTCCTCTACAGGTCTAATTAGTCTTAAAATAAGGACACTGTTTTGATTTTCAAATAATGAAGCTATTGCAATTTATAATCAAATGTTACTTTGTCTACCCGTCTACCGTGTTATTAAcgacaatttatatttatattattgtgATGTGTTTATGGTTGTTACAGGTGCTTGTTGCTGGTGGGGGGATGTATGTAGAGGTGTTTAACAGGGGAGTGATTCCGCTAGCGTATAGTATCAAGAAGAAAAACAAAGCCGGTGAGACCAACACTTACTTAGACGGTATCTATCTTTTGTTTACGTATTTTACAAAACCTGAATCACTTAACGTACTCGAGACAACGTTGAAGATGGATGACGATGTGATCAGATCATCCACCTTTAAAATACGAAAAAGAAAGTATTAGTAGTGTTAATGAcattatgtaaaataagatatcctATTTAGGAAGAGATTAGTTGTTCGGGTTGATACATTTTCGTACGTCTTATTAAATATAGTACACGACACTTTAGATGTTCTAAAAGAACAAAGATGGAGCTAGATAGAGCATTGAGGTAATGACTATTGATACTAACGTTATCTTTAGAGGCATTTTTCCATGATCGCTTCTAATGAACATGGCTTCGTAAATAGGCCAACCGTTTACTACCCCGAAACCCGACAAAAAGAGTTGCACAAAAAACTCTTCTAATCTTCCATACTCGAGAATATGCACGATCCCATTAACAAAGGCAACTAGATTGATCAAAGCGGCTACCGATATAGGATAAAAGAAAGGTGATTCGACTCCAAATTCCATCATTCCTTGATCATATCTTTTATTTGCTTCTTCATCGACTACTTTGCTTGTTATAGTGAATCTGGTAGAATATATGTGTAGCTTTGTGAGTGTAAACTCGACCATCCCTAACAAATAGCTCGATAGACACCGAATAATCCATGCTCGTTGCTCGTTGAACCACCCTCGGGTTGTTCCACCCGCTAGTTTGAACTCGAGAAATTCTTGACCATATGCTCCAATGAACGAAATAGCGTATAACATAAACCATGGATCTGAAACCTGTAAAATGCATTAAACATTCATATATGTGAATTGACATTACAATCAATTTGTTGTGGTGCGAACTAAAGTCTTACATCGGATATGAGAAGAAACAAATATATGCTTATAAGTATAGGGAACGTTCCTCTACTACCAATTAGTTTTGGGGTACTAAAGGAGTCATGGGCTTATATGTATGACACGACGTTAGATTATATATTCAAATGATAAAGTATATTAAAAGGTACCTTGGGAAAAATTGGAAAAGAGTGGATAAGGGCTAATTGGGGCAAAATAGAGTAAATGGCTACTGGGATGCACCAAATGGGCCACAAGGAGTAATGGATGTAACATAGGCTATGCATAAATGGTAACGACATAAAGCCTTGGGTTAATGGGTTGTGCTTTGCAAAGGCCATATCTAAAAGGCCCATAGACCATCTTTGTATTTGATTGAGCAAGTCATCTAGGTTCATGGGTGCGTTTCCTAAGAACGCGGGCCTCTGTGGTAATACAAAAACCGACCTCCATCCTTGGCATTGAAGTCGATATCCCGTGTAAAAGTCCTCCAATAATGACCCATAGCGAACTCCGACCTACACATATAAACCCAAGTTAGCTAGTTTACAATAAGCTTATAAGCATAACAACTTACGGTACAGTTTTCGTACACATAAGGTCGCATACCTCAGAGCCCCATTTTGTTTGGGCCTCAAAAGTACAGCTAGCTACTTCATAAGCCCGGCCCAACACTTCGTTACACTGGATTGATTGGGTTCGACGTTGTTCATAATTATGTGACGAAGATGGATCTCCATAGAAGGCTCGTCTTCTGAAAAAGCATCCGGTGCCGACATGAGAAGGGCCCACCAAACCATCAAACCCAGTCATGTTAATTTGGAAAACAAACTTAAACTCGGCACCATATATATCGTCTCGGTCAATCCCATGAAATATTTGAGGATGTTGAATGTAAGCTATGTTTTCGGATTCTTTTGAAGGATCCATGAAATAGCAGAGTGCTTGCATCGGTGTTTTTGGGTCATTTGAGTACATATCGCAATCTACGGTTAGGATTATTGGAGCATTTGTCATGGTTTCAGATACGCGAAGCTGAAAGAAACAAAACCAAGGTAACAAAAGTACGTTATACTAATGTAACTCGAATGGCAAGAGATGACAGTTAAGTACTGTAGCTACCAGAACGTTAAGAGCACCACCCTTAAAGTTGTGAGGTATCGTCTTGCATTTCTCTCGTGAGACGTAAATAAGGTTTGGCATAGCATGACCGAGTGCATCATCGTCTACAGCACTATCTAACAAAACCTGCAACAGGAACCACGTTAATTCAGTAACTACATACGACTACCATAACACGATTTAGTTAGTTACTTTCTAACTTGTAAAGATCTAAATTTTGCAAAATATATGCTATTTCTGTTTATTGAAATGTATCATAAAAACTTTGCACTTATATATCGTTCCTGAGTCTTTAGAGACTTAACTATTTATAAAACAGAATGATTTAAGAGTTGAATAGTTAAAATTTTAATGATATAAAAGTTTTGATTATATTTAGTTTAAATGACAAGAACATATTAATCATTCAAATAAACGCTTTAAATAATGTAAATTAACGTATTAACTTTTTTATATGAACAAATAAAAGAATATTGTTATTTAATAAGTGTTATTGAGATAAAATAGAAGTGTTCACTCataattaaacgagtattacaactcTGAATTATACAATAGACATTTCCTTGTCCTTCAACGTCATTTATAATTCAAAGTTTACAAACAAATGCGTTGAATGACGATTGAACATTATCCTATTTAGTTCTCAAACACAGACaagtgaaagaaaaaaaaagagagaaacatatataatttttttttgaaacaaatatataattataaaataaatataaataataaacaaaataagaagaaaaaaaccTGGATAAGTGTTGGGTGATCAGAGCGAGTAAATTTTGCATCCCAAAGCCCAAAAAGGGTGGCCCATTTCTCATCAGGATAGACATTTCCACTGGTTACGGCTTCTTCAATATTAAGTTTCATATTTTCGTACAGTGACTGCAAAAGTTCATAATTTGAATTGAGTGAATCACATAACCCTTAATAAAAAAGAATACGTAAACAGGGAAGTAAGCTCGATGAAACCATACATAAAAAAGAATCTAACCATCTAACCAAAATACAttaaaatgcaagaaacaaaaactgtcTAATATGAAACATGAAATTAGTTTTATGTCATGTAAAGATTAGATTATTTTTTTAGTTGTGTTATGTATAATTTTGCTAACAATAAGAGTACTGAGTCGTGGGTCGGTGTCGAACGATGTCGATATGTCGAACTCGGAGTTGGGATCACAAAGTCGAGTGACACTAAATTAAATATATTGttgttatttaaaataataataaattaaataataatgaaagtattataaaTGCATTAAAtatgaattaaaaataatattagacACCTAAATAAGACACCGAACAACTACTTCACTTTTCTCTTAAAGTCTCTTTCTTAAAGTCTCCACAGACTTTGAGAGGACACCGAATCAGCACGACTCCTCATGCTCTAACACGCTATACAACTAGCAAATTCTATTTGCGAGTTTATTACTTATAAGTTATAACCCTTATATAACGAAGATTAATGACAGGGATTTTTGGTGTTTTATTTAGTGTTCTTGAAAAGCATTGAAAGTGAGAATGAAGAATTAAGTGTTGATGTTTTGTTTAGGGGATGACATGTACACAACcactttttacacatacacaaccaaatatgctttacagtacaacactgtaaagcgtgtttggttgtgtatgtgtaaaaagtgGTTGTGTACATAGCACTTCACTTTGTTCAGTGTCTTGAGTTAAAATTAATGAGTTAACAAtttttttaaatcaataaaataagtaaagaaaaataaataaattttagtgtTTTAAAGCCGTCAACGCAAGAAACACCTACGAGAAATGTTGGAAGATACGCCAATGAGACATGCCAAAAGAAAACACCGAGAAAAAACATCGACGAGAAACACCAAAAGAAAGGCCGACGAGATATGTTGAGAAAAATCGGGAGAAAGGCCGACGAGAAATACCGAAGAGAAATGGATATAAACATTCTAAGAAACGCCGACACGGAGCGGGAAAACCTCGAGATTTAATGTCTTTGCTGAGAAAAGACGGGCGAATTTGTCCCTTGACCCCCATGGTGTATGCCATAGTGAGCTGGTGATTATGACACCATTGCCATGATGAGCTATGGTGAACCATGCAGTGGCGAATCTAGGATGAAAATTCAATGGGGTtccgaaaaaaaaaaattcaacgctAATTATAGTTGAAGGATACTTTAGTGGTTGCACTACAAGAAAAATGGGTTTTAGTGACGAGGGCTTTTTGGTCACTAATCATACAAAAATGGTCGCTAAGTTAATTTAGTGACCAAAATTATTTGGTCACTCTTCGTCACTATAGGTCCGTCACAAAATTTAATTAGAGACCAAAATCTCaaattggtcactatagtgacTAATATATCATGGTCACTTTTTATGGTCACTATTATTAGTGACTAAAATATGGTCACTCACCTCGGCCGTTTGTGACCAAAAAGTGGTCACTCATATTGACGGTTTGTGACCAAAAAATGGTCACTCACATTGAACATTTATGACCAAAAATTGGTCACACACATTGAACGTTTGTGACTAAAAAGTGGTCGCTAATTTTGATCTTTATGACTAAAAAGTGGTCATTCATATTGACCGTTTGTGACCAAAAAGTGGTCACTCACGTTGAACGTTTGTGACCAAAAAATGGTCACTCATTTTTGACCATTTGTGACTAAAACATGGTCCCTGATTTTAATCACTTGACTAAATAATGGTCACTCATATCACTATTTGTGATCAAATATACTTATAAATAATGGTCACTCATCACTATTTGATTCATCATTTTCTACAGCCtggtaacaaatatatataacAAATCATTTAAACATAAAAGCCCAAACTAATAAGTATTCATATAACCAAGTTTATCAACTAATACAACTAGTTGTAGAACCAAGCATGTACTTGCTAATCCCTCATCGAATAGTTTTTCAACTTCAATTACAAAATCACAAAACCATCGACAATAATAAAGAAGAAAGATATAAGACTACGCTGCACTAGATCTCTTCTTGGCCAAGCTTTTACTACGCTTCTCCCACTGATGTTTAGTACCCTGCAGACAATATTAAAAAGCTGATAGAAACAGGGgtttgattcatcataaaactacacAGCATACATCAAAAATAATACAATCAAGAAGTAGACTATGCAATCATATTGACTATGACTAATATTTACTATTAAGCACCAACAACACCTTGAATTGAGCTTCAATGATTATGCAATCTGATGTTATATGATAAGCACCTGGAATTATATGATGGGGTTTTGGTACCTAATGGTCAA of the Rutidosis leptorrhynchoides isolate AG116_Rl617_1_P2 chromosome 5, CSIRO_AGI_Rlap_v1, whole genome shotgun sequence genome contains:
- the LOC139847350 gene encoding cellulose synthase-like protein G3, producing MQNHPFPPLHSRSIDRRALPNRIFAIIFTCIIVTMLYHQITTLLFSSTNITISTLMLLANMVLAFMWFTHQGFRMNPIHRTTFPENLPKDETKYPAIDVFICTADPYKEPPMMVVNTALSIMAYDYPTDKLSVYLSDDGGSKLTLFAFVEAAKFAKHWLPYCKKYGIIDRSPEAHFSSHHTFSNTNEIKSLYENMKLNIEEAVTSGNVYPDEKWATLFGLWDAKFTRSDHPTLIQVLLDSAVDDDALGHAMPNLIYVSREKCKTIPHNFKGGALNVLLRVSETMTNAPIILTVDCDMYSNDPKTPMQALCYFMDPSKESENIAYIQHPQIFHGIDRDDIYGAEFKFVFQINMTGFDGLVGPSHVGTGCFFRRRAFYGDPSSSHNYEQRRTQSIQCNEVLGRAYEVASCTFEAQTKWGSEVGVRYGSLLEDFYTGYRLQCQGWRSVFVLPQRPAFLGNAPMNLDDLLNQIQRWSMGLLDMAFAKHNPLTQGFMSLPFMHSLCYIHYSLWPIWCIPVAIYSILPQLALIHSFPIFPKVSDPWFMLYAISFIGAYGQEFLEFKLAGGTTRGWFNEQRAWIIRCLSSYLLGMVEFTLTKLHIYSTRFTITSKVVDEEANKRYDQGMMEFGVESPFFYPISVAALINLVAFVNGIVHILEYGRLEEFFVQLFLSGFGVVNGWPIYEAMFIRSDHGKMPLKITLVSIVITSMLYLAPSLFF
- the LOC139847351 gene encoding small ribosomal subunit protein bS6c-like, with the protein product MMMAVCSSLLPSRPLVKTLSPFCNKNKLTPLIHNHRIKTNHFHGFSIKAQTLDFSGTFFEGGLGSEDEPNDDNTSSSMAATEEKQEPECPPGLRQYETMVVLRPDMSEDERLNLTQKYEEVLVAGGGMYVEVFNRGVIPLAYSIKKKNKAGETNTYLDGIYLLFTYFTKPESLNVLETTLKMDDDVIRSSTFKIRKRKY